CCGAGCTATGTGCCGAACACGGCCTGTGGCTCCACGTGGATGCGGCCTACGGAGGTGCCGCGGCCATTGTGCCGGAAAAGCGCCCCCTGTTCGCCGGCTGGGAGAGGGCCGACTCCATTGTCGTCAACCCGCACAAGTGGCTCTTCACCCCCATCGACTGCAGCGTGCTCTTCTGCCGCAGGCCCGAGGTGCTGCGCCAGGCTTTTAGCCTCACGCCCGAGTACCTGCGCACCGCCGAGCAGGACCAGGTGACCAATCTCATGGACTATGGCGTCTCCTTGGGGCGGCGGTTCCGCGCCCTGAAGCTGTGGATGGTCATTCGCTCGCTGGGCACTGCAGGCATCGCGCAGGCGCTGCGGCAGCACATGGCCTATGCCGAACGGCTGGCCGAGCTCATTTCTGCCCACTCGGACTTTGAGTTAGTGGCGCCGGTGCCTTTCAGCACGGTGGTCTTTCGCTATCGGCCGCGCGGCGTGCCGCAAGAGCATGTCAATGCGCTCAACGAGCGACTGCTTGCCGCGGTCAACGGTACCGGAAAGGCTATGCTTTCCCACACCGTGCTGCGCGGCACCTATGCCCTGCGCTTAGCCATTGGCAACCTGCGCACCACCTGGGAGGACGTGGAGCTTGCCTGGCAGGTGGTGCAGGAGGAGGCGGAGAGGGTGGGGCGGAAATAGGGGGGAAATAGAGCAGAGTGGCCAATAGGAGCTGGGGAATGGGTGCCGTGGCTGCCGGCCGGTCGTGCTCTCAAGGTGGAACCGCAAATTGCTGGTGCCAGAGGACGCAGACGGGGTGGAATTGCACGTGCTGTTAGCAGGGTCCAGCAAAACCCAGTCTCTCGCGAGGGTCGCAGCCTTCGTCGAAAGGTGTTAACAGCATGAAGCATTAGGGGCTGGTCAAGGCTGTGGCGGCCCCGTGGTGGGGGGAACCTCAACACTCCCGCTTCGCTGGAGCTTTGCGCCCCACGTGCGCCTGTCGCGGCCGGTCGCTAGGCCAATCCGTAACGGCCGCAAGGAAGAGCGGTCCGGATAGAGGAGACCAAACGCGCCCCCATCCCAATCAGAAGGAGTTCTGGGGTCGATATGGACTGCTCCTTTGGCTGCGTTGCGCGCGAAACATCCCTCCCGAACTGGGCGGCGGGCAAGCAGCCGTTCGCGGAGATGTGGCCGAGCATGCCATGAATCGACGCCCCGCAATTACTCACCAAGGTGGTGCTTCTTGTTCGCTTACGTGCGGCCCTTGCCGTTCGCTTCGGCACCGACACGCACAAAGACAAGGCAACATCAGGAGATATTTCCTCGGGGCTTTCTACCTCGGGCACAACTTGTAGGGCCGGACACTACGGCTCGCCGACGGGCGCTGCCCCGGCGGGACATCAGACCTCAAAACGCTCAGTGATTTCCCCTTCTCTTTCCACCCGCCTTGGCCCTGCCCGAGAAGGACCACCCCCGCAGGAGCTCCTCCTTCCGCTGAACTCGGTGAGCATGTGGGCGGCGCGAAAGTCCCCGACTTCAGGCAGCACTGAAGGGCGGAGCGGGCTGAACAGGTTTCCTGACGACGGGCGCGAAAGGAAGGGATCTGCGAAAGTGATTTAGGCCGGCAGGTCTATGCCTCGCCCTGAACGACCCGGCGGCGACGTTCCACTTCTTGTTCGGGAGGGGTTGCCCTTGCGGAGGGTCCACGCCCGCAAAAACGATGGGTGTGTTCCGTCCCCAAGTGGCCCCATTCCCCAGCGGCAGGGTCTCCAACGCACTGGGACGCCTACACCCTAGGCACCGCCTCCCTCTGCTCCGCTCAAGGGGGACCCATGGTACCTGCTCAGCAACGCCCCAAGATGAAAAGAATCGCCAGCAGGACTAAGAAGGCCACGGCCACCGCATCCTTGTACGGCTTGTACGCATCGCCCTGTACGATCTCACCAAGGGTCACCGTAGCGCGCGTTTTCAGGGCCGCGCCACAATTGGGGCATTCGCTGGCAGCATCTGGAATCTCGGCATGACCACAGGCAGGACACTTCATGACCTTTCCCCTCCAATCACTCCAGCGGGAGCCTGTAGTTCCTGAGCCCCTCGCATTGGTCTGGGGTGAGAACCCTCACCTCCCTCGCGCCCATCTGTCGTAGGGATTCGCACCAACGATCAACTCTCTCCTGGACTTGCTGGTCCAAGATGTCCACGAACAGCACTCTGACCCACACCCCTTCCAGCCTGGTCCGTTTCGGTATGTTTCGGCGCTTTGTGTCCCTCATATCGGAGAAAATAAGCAGATGCGCGGCGTACCCGCCGCTCACGGAAGGCGACATGAACCGTGCGGCACGGATGATAGCCCCGGCAAGGTCGGTGTCTGGGGAGCGTGGAAGCCCAATGATGCTGTCCGCCCTTGCCTTCAACCGTGCCTTCTGGGCTGCCACACGGGCACGTAGATCCCTTGGCACAATGTGAGTCGACGGCCGCGGCAGCCACGTGGTCCCAATGAACGGGGGCTCCTTTTCCTCCAGACTTTCACTGCCGATCAAGATGAGAGTGAAAGCATCACCATAGTCTAAGCTGTCGATGTAGCATTTGCAGTTGCTAATTGCGCGGGGTAAGTAGGAGCTGAATGAACCGGAGTTGTCCACCAATGCCACGACGAATCTCCCCCTCTGTACCGGCTCTACAGGGTTGTCGCACTTGCCGGTGCAACCTTGTGCGAGGACCAGTATCGCCACAACCGCAAGCACTCGGAGCAGCTTCATCTTCACCAGCAGAAAGACGACCACACTGGCCACGACTTCTACCACATAGGTGAGGACCGAGAGGAGCGCAGAGAGAAAGTCGTCGATTCTGGTGATGACCGCGTGAAGCACGCCCATGAAGAGCAACACAACTTCGAGAATCGCCCGGAGAGCTGTCGCGACTACCCACCCGAGGACGAGCAGAATGTCACGCAAAGAGAAAGCTGAGAGGGCGGTAGCGATCGGGACTACCACCGTCAAGAAGAATGTAACCCAATAGGGAAGCCTGGCCATGACACGTGCCAGGCCATGCGAAGGCTCCGCTTCGGTCCCCGTCACCTGGTAGATGCGGTACAGGGCAATGCCCGCTTCGGCGAATACCAATATGACCAAGAAGAGAGCCAACAAGCCACCCATGGCCAGCCTCACGTTCTTCGGGAGCTTGTGCCACCCGGTCAGGTCTGTGAGGCCCGAGAGCTCAAGGAGGAAGAAGCCGAGAAGTACCTCGACGAGAACGACCACAATTGAGGCCAGGCTGGCAGCGGATAGGCCCTGAACGCCAAGACCCCCCTCGCTGGGCAACAACAGTTCCATGCCGAAGAAGATAAGCACATAGTTGGCTGCTGCAAACGCCAAGGTAACCGCGAAAAGGAAGAAAGACCCCAGCAGGCGTCCGAGCTCAATGCGTCCACCGAGGTTCGCCTGCATGCTCCTCAAGGAGTTTTGGGCCGGCTGCAGCCAGCCTGTCACAGTTTCGACCACTTTCCCCAGGAAGTGATCGCAGATGAAAGTCACCAACTTGCAGAGGTAGTCTCTCACGATGTACAAGAGCAGCAGACTACCTATAGCACACAGCACAATGGTGAGCATTGCTGTTCCTCCCCTGGACCGGAGTCAATGCGAATTCTCCCGAGACAAGCGCAGACCTATGATTGGGGGTGGCCCTGTGCCTTGTTCCAAAATCGGACAAGAAAGACCTGGACTGAACAGCAAGGGCACAACTCCCACGGGCGGTCGTTCGGCGCTAGTCCTCGCGGTTCAGTCTGACGATGCCCCAGATGGTCATACAGCACAGCAGCAACACAAAGCTAGCACAAAGCGCCGCCTCCCATTCTGCCCTCCCTTCTAGCAAATGCCAGATGGTTACCAGCAGGAGGGACCAACCTGCTGCGAAGACTCCAACAAGCGCAAAGGTGGCACACTTGTGAAACCGGGGCAGATTGCGTTCTTTGTTTACCTGCCCTTGCGTCGTGTCGCTCGATGCCATCTTTCCGAACCTCCCTACTTGCGATCAGTAACACAGGCCTCCAGGCGGTCTACCGTCGCGATATCAGGGTATAGAGATGTGCCACAAAGATCCCCAAATGCAAGAAGCC
The sequence above is a segment of the Calditrichota bacterium genome. Coding sequences within it:
- a CDS encoding zinc ribbon domain-containing protein; its protein translation is MKCPACGHAEIPDAASECPNCGAALKTRATVTLGEIVQGDAYKPYKDAVAVAFLVLLAILFILGRC